The DNA region GTAACAACCGTCGTGCCACTGCTGACCTTTCTCAACTTGTCTCCAGTCAACGTGGGCTCTTCAGCTTCTTTTTCATTCTCAGACTCCGACTCAGACTCCGACTCAGCTTCGACATGTTCAATATCATCGTCAGTAAACTCAGAGGCCGCGTCGTCAGCAGTCTTGGTTTCAGTTGTGGCGGCTTCAGTCTTGGGCTGGTCgatgacctcctcctcatcctcggatTCAGACtccgacgaagaagacgcctcctccagctcgggCGAAGAAGCACGGGAAGAAGCAGCGGCCTTGGCAGCGGCAAGAGCAGTCCCATCCTTTtgctcaacctcttcctcatcattaTCATCCTCAGACTCactgctctcctcctcctcaacaacaggagcagcagcccccTCAACAGGAGTAGCCTCATCACCAGCCACCGACTCAGCCTCATCCTCCGATTCATCAACCGGAATCTCATCAACCTTGATCTCCTCAGTCTCTTGGGGAATCTcaacctgctcctcctcatcttccttgACAACCGGGACATTCTCCttatcctccccctccacctctcgATCCCCCATCAAATCCCCATACCCCTTCCCAGCCTTGTTCCCACTCGCAGCCCTGCTCTTAGGCGTAGCCGCCATCGGAGTCCAGCTCTCCTTCCTAAGGCCCCTGCTCGCAGCACCGCCAGCAGGGTTCCTAACGCTCTGGCTTCTCTTGATGCCGCCGGCAGGGATGTTATTGCTGATCTGCGTCAAGCTAAAGTTCCTCTTAGCCTCAGGACTGAGACCAGACTGAGCAAGCGCGATACTGATCGCAGCCGAGGTCCCCCTAGCCTTGTTCGGACCGGCAGTATTAAGCGGTTGCTGTCCACTAACAACCCTCTTTCTGCTCAACGTAGACGAAAACTCCCTGTTGCCGCCACCGGGACCCTTCTTCTCGGGCAGGCCGCTGGCAGTCTTCTTCATAAGCAACACCTTGGAAAGATCCATGACACCCTCCAGCACCTTGCGCTCCATGTGCTCGGACTGGGTGGTGAgatcttcaacctcctcacgGCGGAACTTGCAGGCAGCCTCGAGAGTAGACAGCTCAGAGCAGAGGTTGTTCTTGCGCGAGTTGAGATCCTCTTGGTCAAGGCGCAAATCAGCCAGGCTGGTCTTGATacgctcctcttcctccttgagctcggccaagaaggcaGTCTTGAGATTGTCATGCTCAACGCGGAGGGCGGCATTGGCTTCCTTGACTCTGGTCTCTTCTTCCATGAGGTTAGAGAGCAACTCAATCTTGAGACGGTCATTGTCCTCCTTCATGGAAGCACGAAGCTCTTCTTGCTCAGCCTTAAAGGTGGCCTTGAGAGCCTCTTGCTCAGCTTTCAGCTGGGCCTTGAGTTGTTCATGCTCCTCCTTGAGTTGGGCCTTGGCCTGCTCATACTCTTCCTTCAGAGCAGCCTTGAGCAAATCATTCTCCTCCTTAAGGGTGACCTGGAGCTTATCGTTATCGGCGCGGAGCTGCTGATTGACCTCGCGAAGTCtgagctcttcctcctggAAGCTCTTGATGAAGCTCTCACGGAGAGCCTCCTGGTCAGCGCGAAGGCCGGCATTGATCTCCTTGAGAAGCGACTCTTCCTCTCTGAGATTGGCGAGATAGGTGTCACGGATGGTCTGCTGCTCTTCCCGGAGGGCATCGTTCAACTCCTTAAGcctgtcctcctcttcacgaAGGTTGGCCAAGAAAGTCTCCTTGAGCTtatcctgctcctccttcaaGGCAACATTGGTCTCCATGATGCGTGCTTGCTCTTCCTTGAGGTTGGCGATAAAAGACTCCTTGAGCTGGTCTTGTTCAGCCTTAAGGGCGACGTTGGCTTCCATGATCCGGGTTTGCTCCTCCTTCAGATTAGACAAGAAAGTCTCCTTGAGGAgctcttgctcctccttGAGGGACGTGATCGTCTCCTTGAGTCGGGCCTCTTCGCTCTGAAGGTTGGACATGAAGGCAATGGTAATCTGCTCCTGCTCTTGAGGAAGAGTGACAGAGATATACTGCTTGAGGCGCTCCTGTTCCTCGCGAAGATCGGAAATCTGAGCCTCAAcctgctgcttctcctcAAGCTTGCGCTCCAAGGCAACGATGGTCTCCTGAAGtatcttctccttgtcctcaTGCTCATCGGCGATGCGTTGAGTCTGAGCAGCAATGAAGATGGCGAGCTCAGCAGCAGTAGCCTTGACCTGAGAGTGAACCTCGTCAAGAGTGTCCAGCCGCCCGAACGCCTTGTCGGCAACCTCAGTATGGCCGACAAGAACATCAAGCTTCTCATTGACAGCAGTGTCATCGTACTTTTCGACAGGAATCTCAACGCGCTCCTGGATAGCCTGGGCCTTGGTGTGGAGCTGCTCATAATGCTGACCAACCGTCGAGACGAAGTCTTCAAGGGTCTGAAGAATCTTGGGCTGGTACTCGGCAACCTGGTCATTGACACTGCCGACCTTGGTGATGGCCTCTTGAACTGTGTCACGAGTGAGGGAATGTTCAGTCTTGGCCTCAAGCTGGCCTTCATCAGACTTGGTAACAAGCGCCTCAACCCGCTCAAACACAGTCTTGGaagcctcctccatcctctccatcgAGTCGGTGACAGCAGACCCAAGAGTATCAACCAGTTGTTTGAGCTCCTCAGCAATAGCCTTGTTGCCAACAACTGCCGCCTCCATGTTGGCATCTCGCTTCTCACCCTTGGCAGCCCGTTCCTCATGAAGAAGCTGGAACTCGTCATACTTGCCCATCAGATCAGCAATCCGCTCATCCAATTTGGCAATGACAGTGTCGCTGGCGGCTTGAACCTTCTCGTTGGTCTCCAAGTTGGCAGTCGAAAAACCAGCCTTGGACTCCTCGACATCAGTCTTGAGAGCATCAAGCATAACCTTCAAGTCGTCGCCAACAGTGTCGTTCTTGGTAATAGCCTCCTTGATAGTAGTGCTGAAGCCATCAAGCAAAAGATGAATCGAGTCCACCCCCTttgccccctcctccagcttgcCCCTCAACACGCCATGGAAGTCCTCCAAAATAGCCTTgacctccccaacccgctCACCGACACCGACAATCTCCGCCTGCCTATCCTCCGTTGCTTTCTGGGCATCCAGAGCATGGAAATCCATGCACTCCTTCAGCTCCCCAAGCTGAAGCTCGAGGTTGTCCATGTTCTCCTTTGTAGACAGCGAAGCCAAATCAACCTTCATGATGTTCTCAATGAGCACCTTGGTATCAAGACAAACTGCCTCGACAGCCTCGACGTCGGTCTTGGTGATTCGCTCGGGGTCGTCCAAAGCCTTCTCATGGCGCTCTTTCATCTCGTCAAAAGCAGCAACGACCTGGTTGACCAGTGACTCGACCTTGAGAATATCTTCCTTCTGAGAAACAATCTCCAACTGGCTAGCCACGCCACCCACGCTCTCTCTAGTCTCGAGGATGAGCGTCTCCAACGCGTCGATGTTATCCTTCTTGGATAGGGTGTCAACATGACTGACCAGGCCGGCAAGGGATTCTCTGGTCTCCAGAATGAGTGCCTCCAAAGCATCGATATGATCCTTGCGCACGCCCTGCTCGCCGTCAATGAGATCGTCCAGACGAGCCTTGGTATTGCGAAGAATGGTCTCGATGgcctcaacatcctccctAAGGGCGGGCTCATCATTCTCGCTCGGTACTCTTGGTTCCCTTGGCTTGCGGGGGGGCGGATCGCGGGTTGACATCTCAATCACCGTCGCCTGGATCTTCTTGAGTGCATCCTCCATCGAAGCAAGTGGGACTTGACTCGGCAACTTGGCAACTGACTCCTGTACCTGGCGGATCGTATCCTCCATGCGGCGGGCGTCTTCCTTGGACATGGCATCAGGATCAGGAACAGAGGTAGCCTGCATCACCTCAACCTTTTTGCCCAGCTGGGTAAGCAAGGTCTCAAGATTTTTGATATCATCCTTCTGGACGGTTTTCTCAACAGGGATGATAGCTCtggccttgatctcctcctcgtcgttgtcctgggccttcttcaccaaagCTAGCTCGTTGCTGGTGCTCTTCCTCATGTCATCGATATCGGCTCTAACGCTATCGAGGCCAGCTTTCAGAGCTTCCAAAATTTCGTCATTGGCGGTGAGGTCGGCAGGCTTGTCGCGGAGGTTGTTAATGCTGACTCGGATATCGCCCAGGCCTTCCTGAAGCGCGTCGAGAATCTCAGTCAGCCCGGCAATCGGCCGTGAAGAAACCTCAGCCCTCAGGCTTGAAAGCCCCTCCTGAATAGCCATGAGAACTTCCTGGGTGTACATGCCAGCCTGTGGGGTGACAGGCACCATGCTGGAGTTGACAACCTCCCGGAGAGActcgagctcctccttgAGCATGGTCTTGGAACTGTCAGTCGATTTGAGCACCAGCTCGCCAACCTCGTCGCGGAAGCCATCAAGAGTTTTGAGCAAGTCCTGCATGAACTCTTCCTTGTCCTCGGAAGATGATGATTCGCCCTTGACGCGGTCAACGTAAGATTCAATCTCGGACCTGAGCTTCTCAAGACCGTCACTGTCAACGGTGCTCTTCTTGGACTCTTCAGTAGCAGCCTTGAACTCGGCAACCATGGTGTCCCTAATCTCCTGCAACTTGGCGAGAACCTCTTCATTACTGGCAGCTGGGCTAGTGGCATTGGCAGAAATAACTGCGGACCCAGATGACAGAGTCTGAAACTCCTTACGAACAGACTCGATCAAGTCGGTAGCAATCTCAGTCGTCAGATCAACCTCCTGAAGGCCACGCTTAACAGCCGCGACCATAGCCTCGGGGTCTTGGCTCTTGGCTGAATCTCCTTGCTCAAGCTCCTTTTTGACGATATCAATCACATCGGCCGCGATCTCAGTGGAAAGATCTAAAGCCCGAATACCTTCCTTGACAGCGTCGACAACATCAGCCTTGGACAAGTCAGACTTGGTTGCACCTGAGCTGGAACCAGCAGCGGCCGCAAAGTCAAAGCCATCGAGTGTAGTCTTGACAGCATCTGACACATCAAGCGAAAAGTCGAGCGAGTCGAGGGCGGACTTGACGGCCTCTTCAATGTCGGATTTCGAAACTGATGAGCCAGGAGAGGCATTCATCGGAATCTCGGAACCAGAAAAAGATGGGTGCGATGGCATAGGAATATGAGAGCCCGTACTAGCGCTTCTGGGCACCAGCGCCCTCTCATTGTTGGCCGAATGAGAAGAGCTGCCAAAGTTGTGGTCCTCCAGCACTTTCTTGACGGCCTCTGCCACAGACTTGGAGAGCGTGTTGGTCAAGTCCATCTTTTCCAAGCCATCCTTGACGGCATCGGCAACATCGTCTCTGCTCAGGTCGAGGAATTCAAGTCCTTCCTTGACTGCGTCCGCAACATCAACGCGCGACAAGTCCGGTCGGGGAATCATGGCCGCCAGAGCCTCAATATCAAAGCCCTTGAGTCCTTGCTCAACCGCCTGTCGTACCTTTTCCTCCTGTCCCCTCAGACCTTCCTGTACAGCATCCAACATGTCATCAGACAAATCCAGTCCCTTCAAAGCCTGTCTCACGGCCTCAGCTACATCTCCCTTTGTGACCGGCTGTGTGACAAGCGCCTCAGAAACTGTTTTGCTGAAATCAAAGGCGTCCAAGGCATCGGCGACAGCATCGATGATATCGTCCCTGCTAACCCCCTTTGGTTCAGGCGGTGGCGGCAAAGCAAGAAGTCCTTCTCTAACGGCATCAAGCACATCCTCCCGCGTGACCTCGTCACCAGCCTTGGGTGGCTGTGGAACCTCCCATTCTCCAAGGCACTCCGTAACTACCTCGAGAATGTCCTGCTTCCGCAACATCTCGACCTTGGGTGGCTGATAGTTTCTCAATCCCTCCGCCACAGCAGAAAAGACCTCGTCCTTTGTCGCGCCCAGCGGTCGCTTGAAGTCAGCCAAGCCCTGCGCCAGACACTCgagaacctcctccctctccagcccAATTTGCTGAATCTCGATCTCGGGCTTGTACTTCTCCCAAGCATCCTTAACAGCCTGCATGACGTCCTCTCTCCTCAAGTCGGGAGTCCTTGGGTGGGTATCCTTGAGGGCGGCGCGCATAGCGTTGTAGAGCTCCTGCGAGTCAAACTGATGAGCCTCGCGCGGACCGGTCAGCGCATGGGCCTCTGTCGAAGCATCACCTCCACTACCGCCGGTATAGCGGTAATCCCTGAGGATCTTATTCATTTGCTCCGACATTTGGGCCAGGCCTTGCTCGATAATGCGCTGCATGTCTGCCTTGTTGCCGTCTCCCTCACCGTTGCTAAGCACGCCCTCAGCGAGCAATTCTTCAAACTTCTGCCCGAGGTCGCGTCCCATATGTAGCACCTCGCCCCGGAGCTTGACAACCAACGCCTTGACCTCTGCAGTAAGCCCGCCAGCGTTGGCTAAGCTATCTTTGACAGTTTTGATAGCCTTGTAAACCTCCTCATTCACGTCTCCACCGCCCTGCAAAAGTCGGCTCGAGTTACTAGGGCtatcatcgtcgtcatcttcccCAACATCCCAGCTGCGATTCTTGTtccccccgccgccgccgccaccagcaccgcccgCAGCGGCAGCGATGACAGCCTGTTGTTGATTCTCCTTGATAAACCTGGCAAGTTCCTCGATTTTGTCAGCAGTGGCCATTCCAGAGAGTTTACCGGCGAGGTCCGAGAGTTTGTGGCCCAGGTTCTCCTGTCCCTCCTTGGTAGCCATATCCCGTATGATCTTCTCTACCAGGGTGACAGTCGTCGAGTTTGTTCCGGTTTCCGAACCGACCAGGGATGGGGTACTCAACATGGATTCGCGATCAAAGGAAGCTGCAAAGCTGTTAGGGGACGGAATACGCGGAAGAGAAAATGGCCGGACGGATTTACTGAGTtgagtgggagaggtggtgtgATGACGACCTTCCAGTAACAGGGGACCACCATAGAGGTCGCGGTTGGCCGCTCTGGCTTTGCTCTCGGTAATGAGGTCTCGGAGACTCTTGCGGATATCCTCGTCGCGGGCATTGGTCGCTTCCTTGAGGCTGAGAAGATCGGTGGCATTGTCACGGGAACGTCGACTGAGAAGAGACATTTCCTTTTGGAGCGTTGTCGCAATATCCGTGAGGGTAAGAATCTGGTTAGAAAGAAGATCCAGGGACTCAGGTACCTTGGCTACCTGGACCATGGCATGCGAATTGTTGGTGATATCTCCTAAGGGTTGTGAGTGCGCCTGCGGTTGGGGCGGAGGCGATTGCGGTTTCTCGGGCTCTatgctgggaggggggggtttgggacCCATCGGGGAGCTGTAGAGATTGGTGTTGGTGCTAGGAAGGTGAGTGTTAGACTGGGTGCTCATATTCTGTAGCGCGAGCATGGTAGCTGacggagggggggtgttttcTCCCAGAATACTCTGGTGAGTAGCCCGGCGGGCAGTCGGGCGGATGATGGGTGTCAAACTAGGACCCGGTTTCAATGTTGTCCTATCATCGCCGCTATGGCCGAAGTAgtccttctcgtccttggGTTCTATCCAGGAGTTCCTTGCGTTTCTCGAAGGGGTAACGGGCCGGGTGTTCTTCTCGGGGGACCTTTGTACGGGAAGTTCTCTCGCCGGGGAACTGCCGGCCTCGATCATCATGCTCATATCCTTGACCGAGGTGGGCTGGAGAGAGTTCATTCGGCGGTGGGTGTTGGCGCCTAGGGGTGTGGGAGCCATGCCTGGGATGGGCAATGGGCGTTCTGGTGAGACTTCGAGGCGCTGATGCTTGGGTACGTGGGGCACCAGTGCGGCATTCTCCCGGGCCTTCTCAGCCAGGGCAGCATGGGCGGACTGGATGGCACTACTAGTTCCTGTCCTCGACACAATGGGGGACTGGGGGTTGAGAGGAAGTGGGGGAGGAGCCCTCTCGGGGTCAGAGCTGTCCCACCTGTTCTTCATTAGCGATTGCCAAAGATGCGACATGGCATTGTGGGAGAGGATATCATAGCATGGTCATTGTGGATCGCCAGAAGTAGGATGTGAGGCAAAAGAAGATGGATGATGTGTGAGTGTGGTGAGTAAGTAACATACATGGGAACCAAGGCTCGGCCGTGATCCGAAAGAGAGGCGGAATGTTGGTGTCTTAGGTCGCGCGGGGTGTCCCTCTCGACGGGCGCCATTGCGTTGATTGTGTTGATTATACGTGGGTATCGTGGGTATCGTGGGTAGGTTAAGGGCGAGCGCTACTGGAATGCTCTGGTGAGGGTAGGTTGGAGTGGAATGCGACGTGACTCGATACAAGCAAACAGTCGAGCAACGAACGGCAAATGGCAAGCAGAAGTCGCTTTGCGTAAAACTTCGTCGACGAAGGGGTACCAAACGCCGGCCAAAGCACGACAACAAAAATGGGTATCGTGAAAAAAGTAAAGGTGGTGAAGCAAGCAGAAGGCTGGAAATGGTGCTCCTCTTCCGAGTGGGTATAACAAGGTCTTGATATGGCCTGTCAATTGTGCAgtccaggaggaggggccgtCAACATGGAGCGGGCATGGAGCGACATGGGCGCCTGAGCTGGCGCCGTGCCCACCAATTGCGACCAATAGCCCTTTCCTGTTGTTGATTTGAGTGGGTTCCCCCGGCAACGTGTTAGCCGCGACTGGGGGCTATCCTTGCTTCCAGCTGCAGGAAGCACTGACCAGCTGCCTTCTAGCCGTTATCGATAACCGCCAGAGCCTGTGACCAAAGCTTGAACcctgttgttttgtttcccATCGTCGGTGATGTGCCGTCATGGTGCAGCAGCACTGTCTTGAATGAATTTCCGGGAGACCGTCTCCATCTTTTAGTGCAGAGTTCGAATGGGGGGATCTCGACTACCTGGCATCAGTTCAACAAACTACTGCAGCTACACTTCAGCATACATATAATATGCGTGTGTTCCCGTTGCATCCCAAGCATGAGAGTGGGGTCGAAAATACGGTGTGTGTGCGACTCGATAACTCgagcaacccctcctccacaagaCAACATTGGGTCTCTGCCAACTTGGTTCTTATAAATATTTCACGCGATAATTATTCTGTTGATGTCATACAAGCTCTACCCCTGGCCGTTGTATCAAGGCTCCATCTCAAAATGAATCTATCTCAagtcctccccaaccccaagatTACGCTAATTACAACATCATGAAgactctcctcctcctcctcccagtgCGTGTGCCCCTTTTATGGCCTGGTAGGCGCAACAGCAGTGATGGTGAACTGCGAGCACCTCTGGAGGCCGACATCAATTTTGACGAAAGCCTTGCTATCATACCCGCTCAAGCAAACGGGCGCGCCATTGGCCTGAATCCGGCCGTTACCAACATCGAATCTGACAAACAGCAGGTCGTTCCTCGAGCAGTCCTCGGCGCGGAAGGTGGTCTCGTTGAAGGCAACGCAGGCTGTCTTGCCGACAAGGTCACCACGAAAGGGGGCAGCAAAGCCCCGCTGGACAATGAGGACGTCGGTCCCCAAGATCTTGCCGGGAGTGACTTGTCTGTCGGCGTGTGTCCAGGCGCAGGCGGCTTGGACGATCTCGCCCTGTTGCATAGATTTGTCAGTGTGCTGGTTTTCAAAATAGGTTCATGGGAAGAGCATACGCTGTTGGTGAAGGTCAAGCACTCATTGTTGGGGATGCCGCCAATCTGCTTGAAGACAAGAGTATTGGGGCCCTTGACGGGTCCTGGAGGGACGAGGATCTGAGCCGTGGAGGTGGCAAGAGCGCTCAGAAGAGCAAGACCGGTGGTGAACTTCATGATGACGGGTAGAGGGTAGGTGATTGCAAGACTGAgaagatgatgctgctgctgagacCAAGAATTAATCAATCCAAAACGACAATCCGTCTGCTTTATACATCTTCCAAAACGATGAGAAGCATGATGGTATCATAGGTTCGCATAAAACTCAAGACAAAAATAGCATCCTTTACGTCGTAACAGCCGCTTGTCGATGATATCGGGAACTACAACCTAAGAAGCGCGGACTACAACCACAGCATGTGGGCTTCAGTCGAAAAAAGGACTGAGAAGAGACTGTTGAGCCCAACGGGGCTACATCTTCGTCTAAAATGCTACGAGTGCGACTTTAAAGTCTGGTACCAGGATGCCAAGCCATGCGCTCAGGGTTCATCAAATTATTTTACCCGGTAGAAATCATCTCCAATATGACTTCGCGCCGCGGCATCAGTCGGATTATGATACCACGAGATGCAAGCACCGCTACTAGGCAGGTAGATATTCTGGTGGCGAGGGTCAAAGCATACCTGCTTGGGTGCTTGGTATCTACACTATCATCACCATCTGTCATGCGCAGGCCTCTTCGAGGACGAGAGGGATGTCTTGCTGGGTGCAACCCCTGAACGTCATGCAGCCACGCAGCTTCCCACGTTATCATGTTCCTCTGATGAATATGCTCACTGAGCTCGGGAAAGCTTCCCCTTTTTGCAACATGGCCGGCCTCCTGCTCTTTTCGACGCTGCCGGTCTTCCGTTGCCCCAATACAGAAGAATCATCCCATCCAAGCTGTACCCCTGAGTCCTAACGTGTGAACTTCACCATCCAATAATGGCCGCAACAATCATCCCATGTTGGTGTAAGTATGTACTCGCTAtatcatcccatcccatacacctcccccctaagcaacaacaacagcctcaCTCTTCGGCCCCCTCACCCCAAAAATCGTactccccaccctcacctcatCACTCCCCATCGCAATCGCCCCCTCAAAGTCCTCACTCATCCCCATACTCAACTCCAGCAGTCTCTCTTTCCCCAACCCAagctccttcctcaccaaaTCCCTCTGCTCCCTCAACACCTGAAAATCCTCATTCTCATTCTCCGGTGTCGTTTCCCTACTCCGTGCAATTGCTCCAATAgtcatcaaccccaacaactccaAATTTGGGCACTCATTCTCGATCTTCTTGCACAGCTCCACTGTCTCCTGCCCTGGTGCACATCCCGACTTGGACTCTTCCCCCGAAGTGTTGACCTGCACATGAACTTTGATCTTGCCGAAAATATCCGGGTTGGTCGCTGCAGCAATTTGATCATCGCGGTACTTGTCAAGGAGCTCAGCCTTTTTGAGGGTGTCGATGCTGGAGACGCAAAAGAGGTTGGGGATTTTGGCGAGGTTTTTGGTGTGTTTTGATTGAAGACCGCCGATGAAGTGCCATTGAATCGTCCTGGGGAGGAGCTCGGCTTTTTGGGTCAGTTCTTGCGAGTAGTTCTCCCCAAAGTGGAGATGTTTTGTCTCAGGGGCTTcatggaggacgaggatgtcGTTCGCGGGTTTGAGTTTGGAGACTGCTACGAGTCGTACCTGGAGGTTGGTGTTAGATATTTGTAATGTGAGATTTGAAGGTGAAAAGACAAAGACTCACAGGACGCCCCTTGGCAACGGCGGCGATTTTATCTTTGACGCCCTGTAATTGCGAGATGAGGGCGCTGGCTCTGGTTGGGTCTACTTTCATTTCGGCAGTCTCTCTCATTATGCGATTGGTATTTTGGTTGGTTATACAAATAATTGAATATGGGATTGGTTTGTGAGATCTTGGGTGGAGTGAATGCCTTTCAGATGTCATTCATGGGATGGGCTAGGTGAGGGGCATTTCGCTGGAGTTCCATAGATGACTTGCTTTATCTTGCTCTAACAGAGCCATGCTTTTTCTCGGCGATTTGAACTTTATCTTGTTAAGAATCGATAGGCTAAAACTGCGGAGAATCTCCACCAACAGAAGACCCACTCTCAACAACACATCTCAAGATGGTCTATAAGCGTACATTATCCTAAGCCATGCTCAAAAAATAGTCAAGATATGTTAAAGAGGATCAATAGGtgtttaaaagtaaatagaTTCGTTGCAAGGTACAGCTGAAAGGCCCATGTTCTATTTAAAGATGTAAGTTGAGAGTTATATTTGCTGACTTGCGCCACCAGATCTTTTGTCCAGAACGTGTTCATCTGCATCATGAAAACAGTTCTCAACCGCCGTAACAGAGGCTAATACTCCGTCTCTCCCAACTTCTTTCCACTTCCACTTGTTGAAACACTTCCCCTTCCCTGCGGAAAAACCTCTAAAAATCCATCTTCTCCACCGTCATATCCCGAACACACCTTATCCTCCCACGCAAATCGAACGTGCATTCAACAGGTGAGAAAGGTGTCTCCTATGAGAGTATGACTTTGTTCTGTGACTGACACAGGGAGGGTGTCTTTACTTGAGGGTGATGCTTACAGCACGTGAAACATCGAAGATGCCTGGTAGGATATAACATACTTTCCACAACGAGACCGTCGGACGCCAGCCCTGTAACCTTTACCATGATCTATTGCTCATTTTCAACCTTATCGTATGGGACTGGGCGGCCATGACTCTTGCCGGTGACTCTTACCGATAACTGGCAGAGTGCCACACTGATATTTATCAGGCATAGTGCATGGATGGtatgttggtgatgtcgagtTTGCGATGTTGGAACTTAGGGCGCAGGCCCGGCTCGTCGTGAGGAGGAATGTTGACGGCCGGTGGTTTACTGGTCACTTTTTCACAATAAACTTAGATTTGTTGAATTCGGATACTCAGTTCAGCGAATTTGGTTGTCAAAAAATGGGAGCATGCTTAAGGTCGTTTGTGGATTCACCTACCTGCGTTGGGAGCCCATTGTACTTGCCTTATGGGTTTGGAGCTCTTGCCTCGGCCAAGTGAATAAACTCGCGACGGCAATGTCGACCTACTTGGATCAAATTCTCTGCTCTCACGCATCCATACAAGACCCAGTCTTTGCA from Podospora pseudopauciseta strain CBS 411.78 chromosome 6, whole genome shotgun sequence includes:
- a CDS encoding hypothetical protein (COG:S; EggNog:ENOG503NZ83) — protein: MAPVERDTPRDLRHQHSASLSDHGRALVPMWDSSDPERAPPPLPLNPQSPIVSRTGTSSAIQSAHAALAEKARENAALVPHVPKHQRLEVSPERPLPIPGMAPTPLGANTHRRMNSLQPTSVKDMSMMIEAGSSPARELPVQRSPEKNTRPVTPSRNARNSWIEPKDEKDYFGHSGDDRTTLKPGPSLTPIIRPTARRATHQSILGENTPPPSATMLALQNMSTQSNTHLPSTNTNLYSSPMGPKPPPPSIEPEKPQSPPPQPQAHSQPLGDITNNSHAMVQVAKVPESLDLLSNQILTLTDIATTLQKEMSLLSRRSRDNATDLLSLKEATNARDEDIRKSLRDLITESKARAANRDLYGGPLLLEGRHHTTSPTQLSKSVRPFSLPRIPSPNSFAASFDRESMLSTPSLVGSETGTNSTTVTLVEKIIRDMATKEGQENLGHKLSDLAGKLSGMATADKIEELARFIKENQQQAVIAAAAGGAGGGGGGGNKNRSWDVGEDDDDDSPSNSSRLLQGGGDVNEEVYKAIKTVKDSLANAGGLTAEVKALVVKLRGEVLHMGRDLGQKFEELLAEGVLSNGEGDGNKADMQRIIEQGLAQMSEQMNKILRDYRYTGGSGGDASTEAHALTGPREAHQFDSQELYNAMRAALKDTHPRTPDLRREDVMQAVKDAWEKYKPEIEIQQIGLEREEVLECLAQGLADFKRPLGATKDEVFSAVAEGLRNYQPPKVEMLRKQDILEVVTECLGEWEVPQPPKAGDEVTREDVLDAVREGLLALPPPPEPKGVSRDDIIDAVADALDAFDFSKTVSEALVTQPVTKGDVAEAVRQALKGLDLSDDMLDAVQEGLRGQEEKVRQAVEQGLKGFDIEALAAMIPRPDLSRVDVADAVKEGLEFLDLSRDDVADAVKDGLEKMDLTNTLSKSVAEAVKKVLEDHNFGSSSHSANNERALVPRSASTGSHIPMPSHPSFSGSEIPMNASPGSSVSKSDIEEAVKSALDSLDFSLDVSDAVKTTLDGFDFAAAAGSSSGATKSDLSKADVVDAVKEGIRALDLSTEIAADVIDIVKKELEQGDSAKSQDPEAMVAAVKRGLQEVDLTTEIATDLIESVRKEFQTLSSGSAVISANATSPAASNEEVLAKLQEIRDTMVAEFKAATEESKKSTVDSDGLEKLRSEIESYVDRVKGESSSSEDKEEFMQDLLKTLDGFRDEVGELVLKSTDSSKTMLKEELESLREVVNSSMVPVTPQAGMYTQEVLMAIQEGLSSLRAEVSSRPIAGLTEILDALQEGLGDIRVSINNLRDKPADLTANDEILEALKAGLDSVRADIDDMRKSTSNELALVKKAQDNDEEEIKARAIIPVEKTVQKDDIKNLETLLTQLGKKVEVMQATSVPDPDAMSKEDARRMEDTIRQVQESVAKLPSQVPLASMEDALKKIQATVIEMSTRDPPPRKPREPRVPSENDEPALREDVEAIETILRNTKARLDDLIDGEQGVRKDHIDALEALILETRESLAGLVSHVDTLSKKDNIDALETLILETRESVGGVASQLEIVSQKEDILKVESLVNQVVAAFDEMKERHEKALDDPERITKTDVEAVEAVCLDTKVLIENIMKVDLASLSTKENMDNLELQLGELKECMDFHALDAQKATEDRQAEIVGVGERVGEVKAILEDFHGVLRGKLEEGAKGVDSIHLLLDGFSTTIKEAITKNDTVGDDLKVMLDALKTDVEESKAGFSTANLETNEKVQAASDTVIAKLDERIADLMGKYDEFQLLHEERAAKGEKRDANMEAAVVGNKAIAEELKQLVDTLGSAVTDSMERMEEASKTVFERVEALVTKSDEGQLEAKTEHSLTRDTVQEAITKVGSVNDQVAEYQPKILQTLEDFVSTVGQHYEQLHTKAQAIQERVEIPVEKYDDTAVNEKLDVLVGHTEVADKAFGRLDTLDEVHSQVKATAAELAIFIAAQTQRIADEHEDKEKILQETIVALERKLEEKQQVEAQISDLREEQERLKQYISVTLPQEQEQITIAFMSNLQSEEARLKETITSLKEEQELLKETFLSNLKEEQTRIMEANVALKAEQDQLKESFIANLKEEQARIMETNVALKEEQDKLKETFLANLREEEDRLKELNDALREEQQTIRDTYLANLREEESLLKEINAGLRADQEALRESFIKSFQEEELRLREVNQQLRADNDKLQVTLKEENDLLKAALKEEYEQAKAQLKEEHEQLKAQLKAEQEALKATFKAEQEELRASMKEDNDRLKIELLSNLMEEETRVKEANAALRVEHDNLKTAFLAELKEEEERIKTSLADLRLDQEDLNSRKNNLCSELSTLEAACKFRREEVEDLTTQSEHMERKVLEGVMDLSKVLLMKKTASGLPEKKGPGGGNREFSSTLSRKRVVSGQQPLNTAGPNKARGTSAAISIALAQSGLSPEAKRNFSLTQISNNIPAGGIKRSQSVRNPAGGAASRGLRKESWTPMAATPKSRAASGNKAGKGYGDLMGDREVEGEDKENVPVVKEDEEEQVEIPQETEEIKVDEIPVDESEDEAESVAGDEATPVEGAAAPVVEEEESSESEDDNDEEEVEQKDGTALAAAKAAASSRASSPELEEASSSSESESEDEEEVIDQPKTEAATTETKTADDAASEFTDDDIEHVEAESESESESENEKEAEEPTLTGDKLRKVSSGTTVVTPRGGDDEFSSSEESDFDDGASDWTNPPAALGTETNITALESEVGTPVEEKRKGA
- a CDS encoding hypothetical protein (EggNog:ENOG503PDBE), producing the protein MKFTTGLALLSALATSTAQILVPPGPVKGPNTLVFKQIGGIPNNECLTFTNSGEIVQAACAWTHADRQVTPGKILGTDVLIVQRGFAAPFRGDLVGKTACVAFNETTFRAEDCSRNDLLFVRFDVGNGRIQANGAPVCLSGYDSKAFVKIDVGLQRCSQFTITAVAPTRP